The following is a genomic window from Niabella soli DSM 19437.
GGTTTTCTAATGGCGGTACTATTTTCTTAAGAAAAGTTGTACAACAAAGATCAATACCATCCCCAGCACCATCATCAAAATATAAGCCCCGGTTTGCCCGCTTTGCAGCCAGCGCAACTGGCGGCTTCCATAGCTTACCAGGCGTCCCGCACCATTCACAATGCCGTCTACAATCTTTTTATCAAATATGTTATTTAAGAAAGTACCCAGGGCATTAAGCGGTTTTACAATGATGGTTTCATACAACTCATCCACATACCATTTGTTTTCCAATACCTTTCCCAATCCGGTAGTTGCTTCCATATCCGGCTTTTTTGAGAATTTATTCCAGGCGAAGATCACTACCCCGATCACCAATACGGATGATACACCCGCCAGCATCCATTCCGTGCTATGTGATGCTTCGTGTATGGGCAGCAATGCATACGAATCTTTAAAAACCGGCTCCAGGAAATCGGCAAGGGAATGTGCCCCCTGTGCCATAAATTCAGGAATACCCACAAACCCGCCTACTACAGAAAGCACAGCGAGAAGAATTAGCGGAATGGTAATAGCCGAAGGGCTTTCATGCAAATGATGCTCCTGCTCATGGGTGCCGCGGAAGCTTCCTTTAAAAGTAGTAGCATACAAGCGGAACATGTAGAAAGCCGTCATCAGCGCGCCGATCAGCCCCAGTGCGTATAGTAAAGGGGATTTGGCAAAAGCGGCCGCCAGGATCTCATCCTTAGAAAAGAAACCCGAAAAACCGGGAATGCCGGCAATGGCCAGGCAGCCCAGCAGGAAAGTGATATTGGTGATCTTCATATATTTGGACAGACCGCCCATTTTTCTCATATCCTGTTCGCCGCCCATTGCATGAATAACACTACCACTGCCTAAAAACAGCAAGGCTTTAAAAAACGCGTGGGTCATTACATGGAATACCGCAGCCACATAAGCGCCGCTGCCGATGGCCAGGAACATATACCCCAACTGGCTTACGGTGGAGTAGGCCAATACCTTTTTAATATCATTTTGCTTTAAAGCAATCGATGCCGCCAGCAATGCCGTTGCGATGCCGATAATAGCAATAACGTTCAACGTTTGTGGCGCCATTGAAAACATAAGGTTACAACGGGCGATCATGTAAATACCGGCCGTAACCATGGTAGCCGCGTGGATCAATGCCGATACAGGGGTAGGACCCGCCATGGCATCCGGCAACCAGGTATACAGGGGGATCTGTGCACTTTTCCCCGTTGCGCCAACAAATAGTAACAAGGTAATTGTAGTAAGTTCTTTAGTGGAAAACTTCGCCAACGTTCCGCTGGTAAAAACATCGCTGAAGGTTGTGGTTCCCGCTTTACTAATGATCATAAACAGGGCGATCAAAAAGGCCAGGTCGCCAATACGGTTCATAATAAATGCTTTGTTCGCCGCACGTGCATATTCATCTCTTTTAAACCAGAAACCGATCAGCAAATACGAACAAAGACCCACCCCTTCCCAGCCGATAAACATAATTACGAAGTTGGCGCCCATTACCAGCAGCAGCATGGAAAATACAAACAGGTTCAGGTAGGCAAAATATTTGCCATACTGTCCGGATTCCTCATCATGCATATATGCGGTTGAATACACGTGTATCAAAAAGCCCACACCGGTAATGATCAGCAGCCAGATAGCAGAAAGCTGATCGATCCGGAATGCAAAGGGGATCTTTAAATTGCCTACATTAATAAAAGGGAAATATTCGGTCGTGTGCGTATTGCCTGCATGTACCTGGAAAAAGGCCCAGAGACTTATAACAAATGAAACCAGGATCACACCACTGCCGATAAACCCAACAGCACTCTTCGACAAACTTTTTCTTCCCAGCCCGTTTATGAGACAGCCTATTAATGGCAGCAAGGGAATTAAATAAACGATATCTAACACATTCTTCATAATAAAACGGGATCCGGTTAATGTTTCAGCCTGTTTAAGAAATTAATATTTATCGAATGTACATTCCGGTACATCATTACAATTATCGCCAGCCCCACACTTACCTCGGCCGCGGCCACCACCATAATGAAAAAAACAAATAGCTGTCCGTCTGTTCCGGTAACCGCTGTTGCCCCTTTTGCTATATGATGCATCTTTGAAAACGCCACCAGCAGCAGGTTTACGGCATTCAGCATCAGTTCTATGCACATAAAAACAATGATCGCGTTGCGGCGGGTTAAAACGCCCACCACCCCAATCGAGAACAAGCAAAGTGCAAGTGTTATATAATAATTAATCGGCATTTCAGTTGTGAGTTATCAGTTATTAGTTATCAGTATTTCTGATTTATTATTCCTTATTTCTAATTTCTTATTCCTTTTTCCCGATCACCACCGCGCCCACCATGGCGCTTAAAAACAGAATACTGGCAATTTCAAAAGGGATCACAAAAGTGGTGAACAATTCACGTCCGAGCTCTTTTACTAATCCGATATTTCCGGTGCCCATTTCCACCAGATCTTTCTTTACCTCTGTATTTTTTAATGCCGCCACCAACACCAGGAACAGACAGCCCCCGGCAATGGCGCCCACGATCTGCAGCCATTTGTTCTTTAAGGCTTCGGTCGATTTGCTCAGGTTCATCAGCATGATCACAAAAAGGAACAGCACCATAATGGCTCCCGCATAAACAATAATGTTCACGATCGCCAAAAACTGGGCGTTCATTAAAATATAGTGCCCCGAAATAGCAAAGAAGGTCACAATCAGCCCCAGCACGCTATACACGGGGTTCCTGGCGGTAACAACCATTAATGCACTGCCAATGGCGATGACCGTAAGTACCCAAAACAAAACCTGCGTTATATTCATTTTTAAATCGTTTCTTTTGCCTGTTGAATTTCACCCTGTGCTTTTTTAAACCCTTCCGGATCGGTAAGCGGATTCGGGATCAGCAGATCTTCTTTCTTATAAATAAAACCTTTTCGTGTATAATTGGATGGGGTAAAAGTTTGCGAAAGATAGATCGCATCTTTCGGACAAGCCTCTTCGCAATAGCCGCAGAAAATACAACGCAGCATATTGATCTCATATTTGGCCGCATATTTTTCTTCCCGGTACAAATTTTCCTCGCCTTCCTGCCGCTCTGCCGCTTCCATGGTAATGGCCTCCGCCGGGCAGGCCACCGCGCATAATCCGCAGGCAGTGCAGCGTTCACGCCCTTCCTCATCCCGGTTTAAAATATGCAGCCCGCGAAACACCTTACTGAACGGTCGGGTCTCCTCCGGATATTGAACCGTCGGTTTCTTTTTAAAGAAATGCTTTAAGGTGATCGCCATTCCTTTAAAAATATTTACCAGGTACATACGCTCCACCCAGTTCATCGGCCTGCGATCAACGGGTTTGCTTCTGTTTGTTAATTGTACACTCATTACTCCTTAGCACTTTAATTTTTTTACTTTTTGTTACCAGCTTTAGTGCAAAGCTCAGCTTTGTTGCGTCGCACTCTTTTGCATCAGTACTACTATCGTCAATTCACTATTCACCATTGCCCCGGCATTTCCACATTCCCAAATTTTCAAATTAGCCCTTCTCCTCTCACCGGTACGAGCTCCCTCGCCAGCTTCGCAGGTATCGGGATGACGCCGGTTTCATCCATTTAATATTCTCACATTCCCACACTTTCACATTTCCACATTCTCAAATTTTCAAATTAAATCTACTTCTTCAGCCAAAGCACCACCAGCGCCGTTATGATCATATTCAATAAGGCCAGCGGGATCAGCCGTTTCCAGCCCAGGTTCATCAGTTGATCAAAACGGAAACGCGGAACGGTCCAGCGGATCCACATAAATATGAATACAAAAATGAGCGCTTTAATAAATAAACACAGGAAAGTAAGAATGGCTACCCAGTTCTGGCCAATATGCCCCGCCAGCGCGGTTTCATTTACAAAAGGGATATCATACCCGCCAAAATACAGTGTCGACATGATCACCCCGCTGATAAACATATTGATATATTCCGCAAACAGGTAAAAGCCCAGTTTCATACTGGAATATTCCTGGTGGTATCCAAAGTTCAGTTCATTTTCTGCTTCAGCCAGGTCAAAAGGGGTACGGTTGCATTCCGCCAGGGCGCAAACAAAAAAGATCAGGAACCCCAGGATCTGGCCGCCGCCAAATATATTCCAACTGGCCAATCCGCCCAAAGCGCCGCCCCGCTGGCTTTCCACGATGGTGCTCATTTGTAAAGAGCCCGTCAGCATCAGCACCGCGATCAGCGCCATGCCCATCGCCAGCTCATAAGAAACCATCTGCGAAGCGCCGCGGATAGCCGCCAGCAATGAAAATTTATTGTTGGAAGCCCAGCCCCCCAGCATAATGCCGTAAACGCCCAGGCTCACTACTCCAAAAACATATAAGATCCCGATATTTACATCAGCCACCTGTAAAGGCACTATACGTTCCCCTACTTTCAAGGCAGTTCCCCAGGGAACCACCGCACTGGTCAGCAAAGCCGTAACCATCGCCAGCATAGGCCCGAGGATGAATAAAAATTTTGAAGATGCCAGGGGAATAATTTCTTCCTTAAAAAACAGCTTACCGCCGTCTGCTAGCGGTTGTAATAAGCCAAAAGGGCCGGCCCGGTTCGGTCCGATACGATCCTGGATAAAGGCCGCTACCTTCCGTTCGCCATACGTGGCGTACATCGCCACTACCATTGATAGCGTAACAATAGCCGCAATCAGCACCAACTTCTCAATAATAAAAAACCAATCAATAGCCAGTAAAAACATAGTTTTAATCCTTTTTTTCGCCGATCATTTTTTTGTGGTTGAACACAGCTCCTGTTGCCGGGCCGTCAATCTTGCTCAGATCCACGTTAGGGTCATTTACTTCGCTCACACTGTGAATATCCATCAGTAATTTAGGCGCACGCCCCATTACTTCATCAATGGTCTCTTTGGGTGTATCCAGCACTTCATAGTGATTGGCGCCGATCACTGAATGCCGCGCTACTTTCATCGGTCCGTCAATGATCCAATCCTTCACATCCTTTTTCTCGAACCGGCATTCGTTACAGATCCAGCCCGTTTTACCATCATCATCGGGAAGGATCTCGCCCCACTGATCTTTGCGTGCAGTAACCCGCAGCACTTCAGGGCCACGCGCCCATAGCGTTACTTTACCACAACAAGTGGGGCAATCGCGATGGGCGTCCACCGGCTTGGTGAACCATACCCTGTTCTTAAAACGGAAGGTTTTATCCGTTAAGGCCCCCACGGGGCATACATCAATTACGTTTCCGATAAATTCATTATCCAGCGATTTTTCAATATAAGTGGCTATCTCCGCATGATCGCCCCGATCCAGAATACCGTGCTGACGTTTATTGGTCAGTTGATCCGCCGTAAACACACAACGGTAACACAAAATGCAACGCGTCATGTGCAACTGGATATACTTGCCCAGGTTGTGTTTTTTGAATACGCGTTTCTTAAATTCATAACGGGAACCCTCTTTACCATGTTCATAACTAAGATCCTGCAGATCACACTCACCTGCCTGGTCGCAAATAGGGCAATCCAGCGGATGGTTAATTAATAAGAACTCCACCACACTATTGCGTGCTGCAATAACCCGCTCACTGGTAATACTTTTTACCTCCATACCGTCCATCACGGTGGTACGGCAACTGGCCACCAGCTTGGGCATGGGGCGCGGGTCCTTTTCGGAGCCCTTGCTCACTTCCACCAGGCAGGTACGGCATTTACCACCACTGCCTTTGAGGGGGGTATAAAAACACATCGCAGGTGGGGTTACATCCCCACCCACCAGTCTGGCCGCCTGCAAAATAGTAGTACCGGGTGGCACTTCTAACGTAACATTGTCAATTGTTACCTTAAAATTTGCAGGTGGTTGTTGTTTAATTTCGTCTGCCATATTTATTTCTCGCGGCGCTCACAGCGAAGCAGCTACGCAATTTTTATAATTTGTTCACAACTCTTTTTATTCCGTCCTTCAACATGCCTAAACAAATTCACGCAAGGACGCAAAGGAGCAAAGGCGCTATAACTTATTCACTATCCTGTGAAATCCTTCTTTTAATAAATCAACATTAAAATTGATCAAAAGCCCTAACCTACAATCAGTTAATTTCAAATAAGTAATTACCTGCTTATAATGAACTCTTGCCAACTCTTCTACCGATTTTATTTCGACAATTACTTTCTTCTCTACCATTAAATCTGACCTAAAACCAATTTCCATTTTTATTTCCTTATGAAAAACAGGAATCGGTTTTTGTCGTTCCACAGAAATCCCTCTCTGTACTAACTCGTAAAAAAGAATTTCTTCGTATACACTTTCAAACAACCCGGCCCGTAATTTCTATGCATTTCCAGTGAAATATCAAAAACAACTTTTGCGATTTCATTTTCGGTCATAAAATTTGCTTTGCGTCCTGGCCCTTTGCGTCCTTGCGTGAAATACCCACTTATACCGCCGCGGGCTCCGGCACCTGTAACGGATCCGCATAATGCGCCAATCCATAATTCCGGGTTTGCGCTTCCGCAGCGTGGGTTACGTGCCATTCAAACTCATCCCGGAAATGCCGGATCGCCGCCGCCACCGGCCATGCCGCTGCATCACCGAGCGGACAGATCGTATTACCCTCTATCTTGCTCTGTATATCCCACAACAAATCTATATCGCTTGTTTTACCCTGCCCCTTTTCCAGCCGCAATAATAATTTTTCCATCCAGCCGGTTCCTTCCCGGCAGGGAGAACATTGCCCACAACTTTCATGACGGTAGAACCGCGCTAATGTATAGGTATTTTTAACCACACATTGGTCTTCATCAAACACAATGAAACCGCCGCTTCCCATCATAGTTCCGGTGGCAAATCCGCCATCAGCAAGGCTTTCATAGTTCATCATGCGCGGCTCACCCTTGGCTGTTTTCAGCAACAGGTTGGCGGGCAGGATGGGCACGGAAGATCCGCCGGGAATGCAGGCTTTTAACCGCTTGCCATTTTTGATACCGCCGCACCATTCCTCGCTGAAAATAAATTCCTCAACGGAGATGGTCATATCTATTTCATAAACCCCCGGCTTGTTAATATTGCCGCAGGCAGAGATCAGCTTTGTTCCGGTAGAACGGCCTACGCCGATCTTGGCATATTCCTCACCACCCATATTGATGATGGGCACCACTGCCGCCAGGGTTTCCACATTGTTCACCACGGTAGGGCGGTCCCAGGCACCTTTCACTGCCGGGAAGGGAGGTTTAATACGTGGATTGCCGCGCTTCCCTTCCAGCGATTCGATCAATGCCGTTTCTTCACCACAGATATACGCACCGGCACCCCGCTGTACATAGATCTCACAGTCGAAGCCCGTATTTAAAATATTCTTGCCCAGGAACCCATTCGCTTTTGCTTCTGCAATTGCCTGTTCTAAAATATCAGGGATCCAGGCATATTCGCCACGAATATATATGTATGTAGTGTTGGAACCCAGCGCGTAACTGGAAACGATCAATCCTTCAATTAACAGGTGCGGAAGGAACTCCATCAGGTAGCGATCCTTGAAAGTCCCCGGTTCGCTTTCATCTGCATTACAAACCAGGTGACGCGGAACGCCTTCCGGCTTGGCAATAAAGCTCCATTTCATCCCGGTAGGGAAACCGGCCCCGCCCCGCCCCCGGAGGCCACTCTTCTTTACCTCTTCCACCACTTCCTCTGGCGTCATTTTTAAGGCCTTCTCTACACTACGATAGCCACCGTTCTTCCGGTACACATCGTAATACCGGATGCCTTCAATATGCGCGTTCTCTAAAAGTAATTTTCTGCTCATTGTTTTTATCCTTTTCCAAAACCGGTTGTCATTAGCTTTTGGGCTTATCGTAATTGAACATCCAGTTGAAACCAAATTTATCCGTAAGCATTCCAAACCTGGCGCCCCAGAAAGTATCTTGTAAAGGCATGGTAACCGTTCCGCCTTCACCAAGGGCATTAAAGGCATTTGCAATGCTGGTTTCGTCTGTAAAATTCAACGCCAGGCTTATCGCATTGCCGCTGGTCACGCTAACGCCCGGAGGGCAGTCGCTCACCATAAAGCTCAGTTCACCGGCATTAAACAGCGCATGCATTAGTTTGTCTTTATGGGATTCCGCCACCGGGTAATCGCCCTGGGTATCACCAAAAGTTTGTTTATGTACGATCTGACCGCCGAGCGCTTTGGCGTAAAAATCCAGGGCCTCGGCAGCATTGCCATTAAAGTTCAAATACGGTGTAATTGCCTGCATCGCTTTATTTTTAATTGTTTACAGATATATCGCTTCTGCACTCCGCAATGATCGCATCCACTTTCTCTTTGGTCAGGTGTTCTTTATAATATTTACCCATCTGCATCATAGGCGCATAACCACAAGCCCCCAGGCACTCAGCCGCTTTCAGGGTAAACATTCCGTCTGCGGTTGTTTCCCCGGGTTTAATGCTCAGCTTTTCTTCAATATAGGCAATGATATCATCGCTTCCCTGGATCATGCAAGGCCCGGTCTGGCACACTTCAAAAACATATTTGCCTACTGGTTTCAGGTTGTACATGGTATAAAAAGTAGCTACCTCATATACTTCAATTGGCTCTATTTTCAACAAAGAGGCCACGTAATCCATGGTTTCGGTGCTCAGCCAACCAAATACATCCTGTGCCAGGTGCAACACGGGTAGCAACGCGCTTTTTTGCTTGCCTTCCGGATAACGAGCTATGATCTCGCTCACCTTGTTTAATTGCTCTTCTGAAAACTGAATCATCCAATTTGAAAATTTAAAAATTTGAAAATTTGAAAATTGTTCGCTTTACTACTTCATTCTCCAATTTTCAAATTGACTCATTACCTAATTATTTTACGCATCCATTTCCCCCGCAATCAGGTTCATGGACGACATTACAATGATGGCATCGCTCAGCATCTGCCCCTTTACCATTTCGGCGTAAGCCTGGTAATAAATAAAACAGGGGCGCCGGAAATGCAGGCGATAGGGAGAACGCCCCCCATCGCTGATAAAATAAAATCCCAGTTCCCCGTTAGCCCCTTCCACCGCATTATATACCTCGCCGGCGGGCATATTGATCTCACCCATAATGATCTTAAAATGCCAGATCAGGGCTTCCATTTTTGTATAAACATCTTCTTTGGGAGGCAGATAATATTCGGGCACATCAGCATGGTATTCGGTGGCTTCTCCCCCCTTCAAATTGTTCAGCTTCTGCATGGCCTGTTCAATAATGCGCAGGCTCTGCCACATTTCAGCGTTACGCACCTGGAAACGATCATAAGAATCCCCGGTACTACCCACGGGTATTTCAAAATCAAACTCATCGTAACGGCTATAAGGCGCCGCCACACGTACATCATAATCCACACCCGCTGCTCTCAGGTTAGGGCCAGTAAACCCATAGTTTAAGGCACGTTCGGCAGAGATCGGCCCCGTTCCCATCGTACGCTCCATAAAAATGCGGTTGCGGGTAAACAAGTCCTCAAACTCTTTTAGTACAGCGGGGTATTCTCTTAAAAATTTATCAATCTTTTCAAAGGCTGTATTATTAAAATCGCGCTCAAAGCCACCAATGCGGCCAATATTCGTCGTCAGGCGGGAACCACAAATCTCCTCGTAAATTTCGTAAACCAGTTCCCGGTATTGCATAACATAGAGGAACCCGGTATAGGCGCCGGCATCCACGCCCATGATAGAACTACAAATTAAATGATCCGTGATGCGCGCCAGCTCCATGATAATCACCCGCAGGTAATCCACCCTCTTGGGCGTTTTTACGCCCAGCAGTTTTTCGCAGGTCAGGTGCCAGCCCATATTGTTAATAGGCGCCGAGCAATAGTTTAAACGATCAGTAAGCGGGGTGATCTGGTATAAGGGGCGGCGTTCGGCAATTTTTTCAAATGCCCGGTGAATATAGCCCACAGTTGAATCAGCCGCCACAATTTTCTCCCCGTCCAGCTCAATAATGTTCTGGAACACCCCATGCGTAGCCGGGTGCGTAGGCCCCAGGTTCAGTGTGGTGGTTTGCTTTTCTATACTGCCACTTGGTAATAAAACATGATCGCTCATAACCTATATTCAAAAAAATTAACCTCTGGTTTTTATGATGCCGGCTGCAGCACTACTATCAGCCCCGGTTGTGTCACTCTCTTCAACGTCCGGTAATTCTGTTCAGCATTACAGCGAACCTCTGCCAAACATTTCATCATCCTTATCCACCCTGCTCTGGTCTTCCAGCGGATATTCCTTTCTCAGCGGAAAGTAATCCATCTCATCAACATTCAGGATGCGCTTTAAATTGGGATGCCCGATAAAATTAACTCCGTAAAAATCATACGTTTCCCGTTCCATCCAGTTTGCCGCTGCAAAAACACCGGTAGCCGTATACACATCCGGGTGCTGTACATCGGTAAATACCTTATAACGTACCCGTACATTTTCCCGCAGATTATGCAGGTGGTACACCACCGCCAATTCTTTCCCTTTGTTATCCGGATAGTGCACGCCGCACAAATCCGTCAGGAAAGTAAATTGCAGGGATGCCTCCTCTACCAAGAAATTCAGTACTTTCAGGTTGAGTTCCTTATCCGAGGTGAAACTCAATAAGTCATACTCCTCTTTAAAATCAAAAACCTGATCGCCAAATTTTTCAGCCAGTTTTTCTTTTATATGTTCGTTGGTCAATGCCATGTTAATTTGAAAATATGAAAATATGAAAATGTGAAAATGCGAATCATCGAACTTTCAAATTATCAATATTAATTATAACCATTTCTCCTTTTTTAAACCACACAAAAAACCACCTCCAAACTTATATGCACCATCAACAGAACGATCAATTATTCATTCACACATCTCCACATTCACACATTTTCACATTGAATTATTCTATTCCGTAACTCTCCAATAACGCCTTGTATTGTTCGCCATTCCTGCGTCTCAAACTTTCCTTTCCCACCAGGTCCTGGATCCGCATCACGCCGTCCAATATTGCTTCCGGCCGGGGCGGGCATCCCGGCACGTACACATCTACCGGCACCACCTGGTCGATCCCCTGCAATACACTATAAGTGTCAAAAATACCACCACTGCTGGCACAGGCGCCCACGGCTATTACCCAGCGCGGCTCGGCCATTTGAAGATATACCTGCTTTACTATGGGTCCCATTTTTTTGGCGATGGTGCCCATCACCATCAACAGGTCGCACTGGCGGGGCGAAAAGCCCACGCGCTCGCTGCCAAAACGGGCCAGGTCGTAAGTAGAGGCCATCGTGGCCATAAATTCAATACCACAGCAGGAAGTGGCAAATGGCAGCGGCCATAAAGAGTTTTTACGTGCCAGCCCAATTACACTGTCCAGTGAGGTGGCAAAGAACCCCTCTCCCTGATGCCCTTCCGGCATTTCGGCCATCATCAGACTGTCTTTCAAGTCTGCCTTTTTTGGCTTAATATTATATGATACAGGACGCATTTTTTAAATTTTAAATTCTGAATATTAAATGTAAAATGTAAAACCGCTTTTCACAACAAGACCTTCCGGGCCCAACGCACTTTTACATTTACTATTCTACATTCAATATTTTATATTCTCTAATCCTCCCATTTCAGCGCTCCACGCTTAATAATGTAAACAAACCCGCACAGG
Proteins encoded in this region:
- the nuoL gene encoding NADH-quinone oxidoreductase subunit L; the encoded protein is MKNVLDIVYLIPLLPLIGCLINGLGRKSLSKSAVGFIGSGVILVSFVISLWAFFQVHAGNTHTTEYFPFINVGNLKIPFAFRIDQLSAIWLLIITGVGFLIHVYSTAYMHDEESGQYGKYFAYLNLFVFSMLLLVMGANFVIMFIGWEGVGLCSYLLIGFWFKRDEYARAANKAFIMNRIGDLAFLIALFMIISKAGTTTFSDVFTSGTLAKFSTKELTTITLLLFVGATGKSAQIPLYTWLPDAMAGPTPVSALIHAATMVTAGIYMIARCNLMFSMAPQTLNVIAIIGIATALLAASIALKQNDIKKVLAYSTVSQLGYMFLAIGSGAYVAAVFHVMTHAFFKALLFLGSGSVIHAMGGEQDMRKMGGLSKYMKITNITFLLGCLAIAGIPGFSGFFSKDEILAAAFAKSPLLYALGLIGALMTAFYMFRLYATTFKGSFRGTHEQEHHLHESPSAITIPLILLAVLSVVGGFVGIPEFMAQGAHSLADFLEPVFKDSYALLPIHEASHSTEWMLAGVSSVLVIGVVIFAWNKFSKKPDMEATTGLGKVLENKWYVDELYETIIVKPLNALGTFLNNIFDKKIVDGIVNGAGRLVSYGSRQLRWLQSGQTGAYILMMVLGMVLIFVVQLFLRK
- the nuoK gene encoding NADH-quinone oxidoreductase subunit NuoK, producing the protein MPINYYITLALCLFSIGVVGVLTRRNAIIVFMCIELMLNAVNLLLVAFSKMHHIAKGATAVTGTDGQLFVFFIMVVAAAEVSVGLAIIVMMYRNVHSININFLNRLKH
- a CDS encoding NADH-quinone oxidoreductase subunit J family protein, encoding MNITQVLFWVLTVIAIGSALMVVTARNPVYSVLGLIVTFFAISGHYILMNAQFLAIVNIIVYAGAIMVLFLFVIMLMNLSKSTEALKNKWLQIVGAIAGGCLFLVLVAALKNTEVKKDLVEMGTGNIGLVKELGRELFTTFVIPFEIASILFLSAMVGAVVIGKKE
- the nuoI gene encoding NADH-quinone oxidoreductase subunit NuoI; the encoded protein is MSVQLTNRSKPVDRRPMNWVERMYLVNIFKGMAITLKHFFKKKPTVQYPEETRPFSKVFRGLHILNRDEEGRERCTACGLCAVACPAEAITMEAAERQEGEENLYREEKYAAKYEINMLRCIFCGYCEEACPKDAIYLSQTFTPSNYTRKGFIYKKEDLLIPNPLTDPEGFKKAQGEIQQAKETI
- the nuoH gene encoding NADH-quinone oxidoreductase subunit NuoH, with product MFLLAIDWFFIIEKLVLIAAIVTLSMVVAMYATYGERKVAAFIQDRIGPNRAGPFGLLQPLADGGKLFFKEEIIPLASSKFLFILGPMLAMVTALLTSAVVPWGTALKVGERIVPLQVADVNIGILYVFGVVSLGVYGIMLGGWASNNKFSLLAAIRGASQMVSYELAMGMALIAVLMLTGSLQMSTIVESQRGGALGGLASWNIFGGGQILGFLIFFVCALAECNRTPFDLAEAENELNFGYHQEYSSMKLGFYLFAEYINMFISGVIMSTLYFGGYDIPFVNETALAGHIGQNWVAILTFLCLFIKALIFVFIFMWIRWTVPRFRFDQLMNLGWKRLIPLALLNMIITALVVLWLKK
- a CDS encoding 2Fe-2S iron-sulfur cluster-binding protein; this translates as MADEIKQQPPANFKVTIDNVTLEVPPGTTILQAARLVGGDVTPPAMCFYTPLKGSGGKCRTCLVEVSKGSEKDPRPMPKLVASCRTTVMDGMEVKSITSERVIAARNSVVEFLLINHPLDCPICDQAGECDLQDLSYEHGKEGSRYEFKKRVFKKHNLGKYIQLHMTRCILCYRCVFTADQLTNKRQHGILDRGDHAEIATYIEKSLDNEFIGNVIDVCPVGALTDKTFRFKNRVWFTKPVDAHRDCPTCCGKVTLWARGPEVLRVTARKDQWGEILPDDDGKTGWICNECRFEKKDVKDWIIDGPMKVARHSVIGANHYEVLDTPKETIDEVMGRAPKLLMDIHSVSEVNDPNVDLSKIDGPATGAVFNHKKMIGEKKD
- a CDS encoding GxxExxY protein, with protein sequence MFESVYEEILFYELVQRGISVERQKPIPVFHKEIKMEIGFRSDLMVEKKVIVEIKSVEELARVHYKQVITYLKLTDCRLGLLINFNVDLLKEGFHRIVNKL
- the nuoF gene encoding NADH-quinone oxidoreductase subunit NuoF, with amino-acid sequence MSRKLLLENAHIEGIRYYDVYRKNGGYRSVEKALKMTPEEVVEEVKKSGLRGRGGAGFPTGMKWSFIAKPEGVPRHLVCNADESEPGTFKDRYLMEFLPHLLIEGLIVSSYALGSNTTYIYIRGEYAWIPDILEQAIAEAKANGFLGKNILNTGFDCEIYVQRGAGAYICGEETALIESLEGKRGNPRIKPPFPAVKGAWDRPTVVNNVETLAAVVPIINMGGEEYAKIGVGRSTGTKLISACGNINKPGVYEIDMTISVEEFIFSEEWCGGIKNGKRLKACIPGGSSVPILPANLLLKTAKGEPRMMNYESLADGGFATGTMMGSGGFIVFDEDQCVVKNTYTLARFYRHESCGQCSPCREGTGWMEKLLLRLEKGQGKTSDIDLLWDIQSKIEGNTICPLGDAAAWPVAAAIRHFRDEFEWHVTHAAEAQTRNYGLAHYADPLQVPEPAAV
- a CDS encoding VOC family protein encodes the protein MQAITPYLNFNGNAAEALDFYAKALGGQIVHKQTFGDTQGDYPVAESHKDKLMHALFNAGELSFMVSDCPPGVSVTSGNAISLALNFTDETSIANAFNALGEGGTVTMPLQDTFWGARFGMLTDKFGFNWMFNYDKPKS
- a CDS encoding NADH-quinone oxidoreductase subunit NuoE family protein, with the translated sequence MIQFSEEQLNKVSEIIARYPEGKQKSALLPVLHLAQDVFGWLSTETMDYVASLLKIEPIEVYEVATFYTMYNLKPVGKYVFEVCQTGPCMIQGSDDIIAYIEEKLSIKPGETTADGMFTLKAAECLGACGYAPMMQMGKYYKEHLTKEKVDAIIAECRSDISVNN
- a CDS encoding NADH-quinone oxidoreductase subunit D, which produces MSDHVLLPSGSIEKQTTTLNLGPTHPATHGVFQNIIELDGEKIVAADSTVGYIHRAFEKIAERRPLYQITPLTDRLNYCSAPINNMGWHLTCEKLLGVKTPKRVDYLRVIIMELARITDHLICSSIMGVDAGAYTGFLYVMQYRELVYEIYEEICGSRLTTNIGRIGGFERDFNNTAFEKIDKFLREYPAVLKEFEDLFTRNRIFMERTMGTGPISAERALNYGFTGPNLRAAGVDYDVRVAAPYSRYDEFDFEIPVGSTGDSYDRFQVRNAEMWQSLRIIEQAMQKLNNLKGGEATEYHADVPEYYLPPKEDVYTKMEALIWHFKIIMGEINMPAGEVYNAVEGANGELGFYFISDGGRSPYRLHFRRPCFIYYQAYAEMVKGQMLSDAIIVMSSMNLIAGEMDA
- a CDS encoding NADH-quinone oxidoreductase subunit C; the encoded protein is MALTNEHIKEKLAEKFGDQVFDFKEEYDLLSFTSDKELNLKVLNFLVEEASLQFTFLTDLCGVHYPDNKGKELAVVYHLHNLRENVRVRYKVFTDVQHPDVYTATGVFAAANWMERETYDFYGVNFIGHPNLKRILNVDEMDYFPLRKEYPLEDQSRVDKDDEMFGRGSL